One genomic region from Pristiophorus japonicus isolate sPriJap1 chromosome 27, sPriJap1.hap1, whole genome shotgun sequence encodes:
- the otub1b gene encoding ubiquitin thioesterase OTUB1b isoform X1, with protein sequence MAAEHQEPALLDVEAINFLAYDEAIMAQQDRIQQEIATTNPLVSDKLDLSVLYKEYAEDDQVYQLKVKDLHNRYCCIRKTRPDGNCFYRAFGFAHLEALLEDSKELQKFKAIACQSKEVLVSQGFTEFTIEDFHNTFMDVIELVEKQGSLANLLTAFNDQSTSDYLVVYLRLLTSGYLQRESAFFEHFIEGGRTVKEFCQQEVEPMAKESDHIHIIALAQALDTSIRVEYMDRGEGSATNQHIFPEGSEPRVFLLYRPGHYDILYK encoded by the exons ATGGCGGCCGAGCACCAGGAGCCGGCGCTGCTGGATGTGGAAG CGATTAACTTTCTGGCTTATGATGAAGCTATCATGGCTCAACAGGACCGGATCCAACAGGAG atTGCCACAACAAACCCGCTGGTGTCGGACAAGTTAGACCTGTCGGTGCTGTACAAGGAGTATGCCGAGGATGACCAGGTCTATCAGTTAAAGGTCAAG GATTTGCACAACCGGTATTGCTGTATCCGGAAGACCAGACCCGACGGCAACTGTTTCTACCGAGCGTTTGGCTTCGCTCATCTCGAGGCACTCCTCGAAGACAGCAAAGAGTTACAAAA ATTTAAAGCCATCGCCTGCCAAAGCAAAGAGGTGCTGGTGAGCCAGGGCTTCACCGAATTCACGATCGAGGATTTCCACAACACG TTTATGGATGTGATTGAGCTGGTGGAGAAGCAGGGCTCCCTGGCCAACCTGCTGACAGCATTCAATGACCAGAGCACGTCTGACTACCTGGTGGTGTACCTGAGGCTGCTCACCTCCGGTTACCTGCAGCGCGAGTCTGCGTTCTTCGAGCATTTCATTGAGGGAGGCCGCACAGTGAAGGAGTTCTGCCAACAG GAGGTGGAGCCCATGGCCAAGGAGAGCGACCACATTCACATCATCGCACTAGCCCAGGCCCTTGACACCTCGATCCGCGTGGAGTATATGGACCGCGGAGAGGGCAGCGCCACCAACCAGCACATCTTCCCCGAGGGCTCAGAGCCCAGGGTCTTCCTGTTGTACAGGCCGGGACATTACGACATTCTCTATAAATAG
- the otub1b gene encoding ubiquitin thioesterase OTUB1b isoform X2 — MAAEHQEPALLDVEAIMAQQDRIQQEIATTNPLVSDKLDLSVLYKEYAEDDQVYQLKVKDLHNRYCCIRKTRPDGNCFYRAFGFAHLEALLEDSKELQKFKAIACQSKEVLVSQGFTEFTIEDFHNTFMDVIELVEKQGSLANLLTAFNDQSTSDYLVVYLRLLTSGYLQRESAFFEHFIEGGRTVKEFCQQEVEPMAKESDHIHIIALAQALDTSIRVEYMDRGEGSATNQHIFPEGSEPRVFLLYRPGHYDILYK, encoded by the exons ATGGCGGCCGAGCACCAGGAGCCGGCGCTGCTGGATGTGGAAG CTATCATGGCTCAACAGGACCGGATCCAACAGGAG atTGCCACAACAAACCCGCTGGTGTCGGACAAGTTAGACCTGTCGGTGCTGTACAAGGAGTATGCCGAGGATGACCAGGTCTATCAGTTAAAGGTCAAG GATTTGCACAACCGGTATTGCTGTATCCGGAAGACCAGACCCGACGGCAACTGTTTCTACCGAGCGTTTGGCTTCGCTCATCTCGAGGCACTCCTCGAAGACAGCAAAGAGTTACAAAA ATTTAAAGCCATCGCCTGCCAAAGCAAAGAGGTGCTGGTGAGCCAGGGCTTCACCGAATTCACGATCGAGGATTTCCACAACACG TTTATGGATGTGATTGAGCTGGTGGAGAAGCAGGGCTCCCTGGCCAACCTGCTGACAGCATTCAATGACCAGAGCACGTCTGACTACCTGGTGGTGTACCTGAGGCTGCTCACCTCCGGTTACCTGCAGCGCGAGTCTGCGTTCTTCGAGCATTTCATTGAGGGAGGCCGCACAGTGAAGGAGTTCTGCCAACAG GAGGTGGAGCCCATGGCCAAGGAGAGCGACCACATTCACATCATCGCACTAGCCCAGGCCCTTGACACCTCGATCCGCGTGGAGTATATGGACCGCGGAGAGGGCAGCGCCACCAACCAGCACATCTTCCCCGAGGGCTCAGAGCCCAGGGTCTTCCTGTTGTACAGGCCGGGACATTACGACATTCTCTATAAATAG